The genomic DNA AAGGACGACGCCCAGAGCTTCGCATCTTGGGGCGTTGACTTCCTCAAGTACGACAACTGCTACCACATGGGCCGCATGGGCACGCCCCAGATCTCCTTCAACCGCTTCAAGGTCATGGCCGACGCCCTCAACGCGACGGGGCGGCCCATCGCCCTGAGTCTCTGCAACTGGGGCGAAGACTACGTCCATACCGTAagccctccctccctcccttcctcccccaaCATCCTTTCTGTTTCCCATTCATTCATacatccctccctcccaatCGTACAAACTGACAAACCCGAAACCCCCAGTGGGGAATGTCCCTCTCCAACGCCTGGCGTATGTCGGGCGACATCTACGACTCCTTCACCCGGCCCGACGACCTCTGcagctgctcctcggccgctGACCCCTTCTGCATCGCCCCGGGCACCCACTGCTCcgtcctcttcatcctcaaccGCGTCGCCACATTCGCCGACCGCAGCATCCCCGGCGGCTGGAACGACCTCGACatgctcgaggtcggccagggcggcatgacggacgaggagtACAAGGCGCACTTCGCCCTCTGGGCCGCCCTCAAGTCGCCCCTGATGCTCGGCAACGACCTGCGCTCCAtgcccgccgacgccctgaGCATCGTCAACAACccggccatcatcgccctcaGCCAGGACCCGCACGGCCGCAGCGCCCTGCGCGTCCGGAgggacgtcggcggcgccctgaTCCCGGACGagcacggcgtcgccgaggcccaggtGTGGAGCGGCCGTCTCGAGAACGGCGACCAggtcgtcatcttcctcaacgccgccggcgccgacctcgacatgGAGTCGTCGCTCGCCGAGATCTTCGTCTCTGACGGCCCCGGCGGTTCCGCGCCCCAGGTCAAGTCCGCCTGGGCCGTCCACGACCTCTGGGCCGACCGCATGTCCACCCAGACGGCCGAGTCGCTtttcgccgccgagagccaCGACGCGCGGGCCAAGATCCTCAACGAGGCCAACTGGTACAACGCCACCGAGATCCCCTatgccgtcggcctcgagagAGAGGACCCGAGGCTCTTTGGCAAGaaggtcggcgaggtcgcggCCAAGGGTGTCCTGAAGGCCAAGGTCCCTAGCCACGCGGCCAAGGTCTTCCGTCTGAGGAGGATCGCGACGCCCGGCGACGGCTTCAAGGCCAAGAGCCATGACCGCACGCAGAGGAccgtcaaggaggagctgtAAACAGACCTTGGAGCTGCGCGGTAGCATAATGGCGACGAATGACTGTTACAGTctagagagagagagagacatgTCGATAGCATGATGGAGGAAAACACCAACTATAGATGGGCGAGTGGGAAAACCTGGAAAAAGACACCTGGTACGATAAGAGTGATGACTTGGAACGACTTCACGTTGCTGTCGAGTTTAGTCTACGGCATTGACGAGTACGGTACACTGGGAGAAGacgggaagaagaaaaaaaagagaacCGAGATGCCATGTTGTGTTTTGATAGAGGTCGTGGACCGGAGGAGCACATTGCGATAGCTTCAGTCAACGACGTATCATTCAGCTTCATTACTCGGGAGTTCCTTATTGAACATGCTCATTCTCCTGCTAACATCACTTTTACAAGGGAACCATAACCGCTTCAAGACCAAACACAGAGGTGAAGGCGATCATCAAGAGGCATTCATCCAGTCCTCacatcgacctcgacaccTTGTGACCGTGGCCATTTGCCAACCACCCAAGTCAGCTCGACGCAAGGCCACCCGCACGGCACCAAGAGACCAAGCCCACCTGACCCAACGGCAGAATGTTGAACCCGCATGGCGCCAGACAGTCCTCACAACCCCCCAAACAGCCATGCTCGGACCGACCGACACGGCGTGATTCAACGCCAAACTCACGGCTCCGCTGCCGCGAGACAAGAGCCACGACACACCCTCGCCACTGCAAAAGCCCACTGCCGAGGCCTCCAACGATAATGACCACTTGTCCTGACAACCCGAGAGAATGCGGACGATCGTACAACTCCCGTCGCCCCATCCCCATTTCAAGACGTGCTCAGACGGGAGTGTGACCTGTTCTTGAGACCGATCCTCTGATGGGCAATGCCAAACTCACCTGTAACCTTATCGGTCCGGTCCGGTCCGGTtaggccatcatcgcccacGTCGATATCTAGTTCGATGAGAAGGAAGAGGCGAGAGAGAAGCACAGGCGGCCCAAGTGGGGAACCATAATCAACACTTGCCGAGACCTCCAGCTGGCATCGTTCCCTTCATCTCCTTGACCAGTTCCAACTGAGAAGCTTACCGTAGGACAGACAGGAGTTGAGCACCCGCGCCGGGAAAGGCGAGCACCAGAGCTCGCCTATTCGAGCACGTCGTGTCTTGATTCCCGAAGCGCCCCCCTGAACGGCGCCGTCCTTTTCGACCGGGGCGCTTTTGATCACTGGGCTTTGGAAAGCAGGGGAAAGCGAAATGAGCGAGGTGCCCTTCTTCGTCACGGGGTAAACTGGCAACTGCTCCTACTTCTGCCACCGAATTTCTGTTCCTGTGCCCCAGTATCGAGAACATCGATCGGACACTGACCGCCGGAGGGTGCAAGAATCggatcggcggcggcagtgcGGGAGTATCGCGGCCATGAAACACAACGAGACGAGCATTGAATACTGGCTGGGATCTTCAACACGGCTGGAGGGATCAGGTTTGTTCATCAAGAACCCGCCGTGAATCCCCCCGTCTTGTGAAGGGCCCTGGAACTTGGTCAACTGCAACTCGCCGTCAACGCAATGCCGCCAAAAAGTACCGCGTCAGCgtctgtcgtcgtcgcgcaTTCTCGCTTCCCCTTGCAAGGACTAAGATGCTTTCTGCCCTTTTGAGTATCGCTTCGCCAAATAGACCCTTGGAGAGTGAAAGTGGTCAATCGGTCAAAAAACTAGGCAATACGGCGGGCAATGTGCGTCTCCCATGGACATTGCAGCACGATACTTGCCATACACACCCCCCGCTCTGTCATCGATACACACCCCCTTCGGCCATCCCTCAAAGAAACCCGTGCATCGAGGTTTTCCAATACTCACCCCTTGAGCAGGCCAATCCTCGGGCGGACCcgaaggagagaaagaaaggagagagaaaagaagaaaccaGGGGCTTGATCGGCCACGAGCGCACAGCAGACGCCGCAGCCCCTCGGGGCTTGAATGACGACGAGGGGCTGGACCAATGGAGGACCTTCACGAGCGAGACTGACTCTGATCAAGCCCTGCATGGGGATCTGTTGGTTGGCATTTCTGGCCGAGAGATTGGGTGGCAGAGCGCCGTGCGGCGAGAGAGAGTCAGCCACCGTTATCCATATAACGTTTCTTTTGCCCGCCGAGGGACAGAGATCAGAGAGAGACTGAGataagaaagagagagagacggtTGCAGTAGTGTACGGAAGACGATACTTCTTGAGCCTTGGCGGTGCGAGGCGCAATGGATGGTGAGGTGAGCTGCAAAAGGTCGTGCGGTTTTGGGTTAAGTGGCACACCTTGCAACAATGCCATCAGACTCGTATCGTCCCTTGGAGAAGATTCTATCTTTccctcccactcccactcccacCCTCATGGCCGCCTACCTGGCACCGGAACGCTGTGCAGAGTCTCTCCATCGAAAGGTCCCGGCATtcagagaagaaaagaaaggaagaagaaacgaGGGGGGGAAGCATCGGTTCGTGCATCACTATGAAAGTCATCTCTCGGGCCGCTCGCCCTCTGTTCGAAAGACGCGTCCAGGTTTGAAAGACAACGCGTGGATCCCGTCATCCACCGTCTCCCGTTTGGCGGTCATCTTGGCCGAGCTAGCGGGGGCTCAGCGTGGGAGATCCGAGATGCCGACATCGGTTTGCGCCTCATCTCTATCCACCAGGTCAGGGAACGCCAGGATGCGCTGGGCAGGATTTGGTTTGGTGGACAGAACATTGGGAGCCGGCACGCCTGACAGCTGTGTGGCCGGAAACGCTGCTCAAGGATGATATGGATCCTTTCGTGCCTCAGCATTATGCCTGTTCCGTTCATCGGAAGTGAAGCGGTATACAGCTGGGACATGACGCCCGGATGTCAGTCAGGTCGACAGTCAACAGAGGTGAAGAGAGCGGGCGAGACGTGCAGCAACCAGAACCAGGTGCCGCGAGCAATATGCATCATCTGACGACTATTCGTGCTCAAGATGATGCAGCTTCCCACCATCCATCTCCCTCAACTCTTTTCGGTGAACGGAGCCGTGCATACGGCTCTAGGGGTCAACCTTggtggaagaaggaggatCCTTTGGGCTCCGGCCTATCTGGCTCAACCGTCGCCTatctcgacgacgcgacGGTGAGCTAGGGAGATTTTCTCCCCCCGGGACCCCCTGTCTCTCGCAGCTCCGGCCGGATCGCCTGAGAGAGGGGCAGCAAGACAAGGTTATGCTTGATGTCGATCTCTCCAACGCTggcctctcctcccccccccgagcagggcccgccgccctcctttGCCTTTGTATCCGTATTATTTGTTCATCCGAATGGGCGCAGCGACAGGCGTGCCAAGAACATCCAATATGCCACCGCCGTCTCCGCCAGCTCAGGCCAGGATGCACGGTCAAGGCACAGAAAAGGGCGAGGCGAGTCGAGCGAGGCGGAAGCGCAAAAGGTGTGTGTCCTTGGCTGTTCTTGGCTCTTGGGGTGATGAGTATCCAGAACCGAACGGGCGATCATTAATCTTCCCACGTGGTTGCAAATCAAACGCAGAAACTGGCGATGTTAATGACCTTTTGACGGGGGCTGCTCCCAAAAGGGAACACCAGTTGAGATTGCGAGCGGCAGTCTCCATGGGCCAGCCAAGCCATTGGGTGCCTCGTGAGCCCCGGTGTCCCGTTGGTGCAAGTCGTACTCCCgtaaggaggagggagaggagtAACCTGGGACCACAAAAGTTTCGTCCTCTGTTGTTCAAGATATCGCAATCAGTCGCACCGGGGCTCGCTACGTCCAGTGCAATATGCCATTCCCGTCTTAGCGCTGTGGCTGTCCGTGGTACCCCGGCCGCCCCTACCATGCCATGTAAACAAATGCCTTGTCTACGCGGGAGTGCCCGAGTCACCAGGAGATCTTTCTCATTGCAACACGGATAGGTCGATACTGCTCGGGACTCTTCTGTTACAACAGGCAGCAAGCAGCATGCGGCATAGACACATGAACACGTCAAGCCTTCGCAACCTATCCCCCGGACGGATGGCGGATGCTGGTCAGGGGTCGCGCGCCTCCAAGAAAAGAATTTTTAGTCCTAGTGTTGCCCAGCGCCACGAAACGCCCTCGTTTCTTATTCCAACATCTCCCCACTTTCCCGGCTCATGTATTTGGAAGGCCTCTGCTTGGCAGATTCGACACAACTTCATATCGCGGACTTGACGTGGTCAGCAGTTTGTCTGTACAAGGTTATCCCTGGGTGTACCGATCGATACCTTGAAGCAGGATAGTTGGCGTTACCCAGCATGGCCTGGTTGAGGTCGAAGcatctctttctctctcttctaCTCTCTCTGTGAAGATGCCCTTCAGGCTTCCCGCTTGGTGTACTCGTTTCTTATTGCTGACTGGTAACACACGCCTTGCTGCAGGATCGTGGAAGAAACAGAGATGAGGTATGCTGGCGGCTTTCTGCAGAGCCTCCACGGAGTCGAATCGTGCCACCATTGTCATTCGCTTGCTGTCGTGTCACGAGCATGGAGCCTGCTGCTACGGCTTTCCCGGTGCCGCTTGTGTTGCCGCAAGTTACGGTAGTGCGTTTGAGCATATGACGCATAGATCAAGGGTCAAGAGGTCTGCCATCTGGTATGTTTCCATAGTATCCCCTCCTGACAGTGACACCTGGTTCAAACCCTGAGGGTTGTTGCCGGATGAAACCCCCATGCTGCGGCATCCAGCGTCGTGAAAGTATGTGGTTATCTGGCTATCAACTCTGACTCCGAGAAGCGCAggcacacacatacacactcACCCAGAACGATAAACCCAGGGGGCGGCAACGCACATCACAGTCCCGGCTTCCCAGGACCTTATCGCCGGGCTTCCAATCGCGTGAGACAGCCAAAGATCCGTGGCCTTCGGCTCTTCCCAGGCTTGAAGCGTGTTGCAGTTATGTGTCTTGTTGTacgggcggcggcacgaCCTCCCGGCATGTCCCAACCCTGCTTCGCTCCAAGATCCAGCAGCCGGGCGCGGGCTTTTGAGACAATCCTTTGTGGTCGCTGTCTTCGATCCACGGGTCAGCATCCAAAGCATTGGGTCATGGAATTCGAGCAGATTGGTCGAAGCTGCATGGCAACGTTGCACAGGTAGCCCGGGGCACACGCAGTATAACGTCTTTTACCGAGTGCGCATGAAGGCGTCGGTTGTGGCCTTTATGAACTGGTGGTTTGACCCGGTGTGCCGTCGCTGGAGCACGCCATTGAGCGATGATGCTTCGAGACAAGTCGTTGTCTTTGGGTGCCGCCGGGTTCAGTGGTCTCTCTGATTCCCATCGTTTAATGAAGTCACGTAGGATACGCCTATTGAGGTATTTGGTTTGGTCAATAGAACAGGTTCGCGGATGATAGGGGCAATCGGGCCGGCCAGTAGGGAGGCAAATGTTCGCTCGCCCGCCTAAAATCATTCTTTCGTGTAGCTCTGGGAGTCGGCCTAAAAAAaatccttttcttttttggaAACTACAGAAAAGAGAGAACACCAAGCACGAAAAAACTCAATGACGATGGTCACACCAAACATCACAGAATTGCCAAGAGAGTTGAGGGAAGCTTGAAAAGAAGCCCGATAGTCTGGTTTCGGTGATGGGGTGTGGCTTTTCTGCTGGTTAGTGCTGGTTACAAGACCCCCGTACTTGGAGCAGATTAGCGAGGATGAAGACACACGGTATCAGCGACCATCCGCATGCAATGTGATGGCTGTGTGTACAGGCTAAGCTGAAAGCAACGGGGGCCAAGCAAGAATTGGAAGAGCGCCTAGAGCCGTAGTGTAGTGTACACACTACACGGTACGTGACGGTGGCACACAGCTGCCTGCGTCTTCGGTCTCGGCAGTCGCATGTATGCGTGGACTTTGGCCCAGGTCGTGAGCCAACCGCCGTGTGTCGAGTTCGACCGGTAGCGTTGGTGCTTCCTGGCGACGAAGAAGTAGATGTTGCACCTAGATATGTAGCCAAAGCAGGCAGATGGGTTAGATGTCGCACGGCAGTTGCAATTGCAAAGATTGATGACAACGGCAGAGGGTCGAGCGGCCAACGTGCGTCCGAGGAAGACTGCGAGATCTGCTTCGTGAACAGTATCAGCATGCATGATCTTGGTAGGTGAGGCCAAGTTTCGAACTGTTGGTCCTGGCAATTGCTCCCGAGTCCGAAAggcggagagagagagcgtgtgtgtgtgcgtgtgttgTCGGCTAGCCCCGAGAATAAGACGGATAGTCTGTgtgcagccgccgccgcaaatCTCTCAGCCGCGAATCTTGTTATTGCCGTCGAAAAGACAATGGTTGAAAGTGAGAGATAAGCCGTTGCCCTATTGCTCCTCACGCACGAACACACAGTCGCATTCCGGCTAACACCGCAACGACTCGCGGTATTGCTATCACCATATCCATACGGATAAGCTTGAGAAACTGAAGCCGTGGCCCAGGCTCCTGGTTACGTGGGCCAAAAAAGAATGTTTTGAAGGAATGCAAAACAAAATAGGACGGGTGACGGGTTGTACCCGGCAACATGAATCTGCAACATGGGGGATCCAGAGCCTATCCTTGAAAGCAAAGCAATGGACGCAAGGTACCGATCCAAGTCttatcccccccccactcCCTATGGCGGGATGACTTGCATAAGAGACAGAGCCGGACCAGTCAGCTGGCAGGTATGCGTAGCTGTCCGGGGAGAAACAagcggggggagggagggggagcatTGACAGTAAGAATTATGTGCCAGGACACAATTATACAATAGTTGCACCACGAACGAGGTGGTCAAACAGTAGGAAGTGAGAGACGGAGCGCTTTGTTGACGAGACCCGTGGGCCCAGGTGGTGCGGTACTACTGCGAAGAGCGGCGGACAGGCGTGGTGTCGCGCGAGGTTACCGGGACGGACAGGCAATCAGGGATTCCAGGACCATGGTAAAccaagagaaagagaggggagaatgtctctctctcgttTTCTCACTCTcagagggagaggaaaggGGAGGTAGGGAGTGACAAGCGAGGAAAAGATCGGAGCCGAAATACCGAGATAAACCGGTTGGACGGTGTATTTGCATGGAGGGGTGTGAATGAGTTAAAGTGATATGAGGCGGGCAAGGAGGTTTGAATCAGGATCCGCATGCATCAGCTGCACAAGTGGAATACCGGCGAAGGGCCTGgcgggcaagaagaaggcagcGACGGTAATAAGGAATACGAAATGGAAGGGCGTTCCTgggcggtgatggtgatgtcgaCAGTCGATGCGATGGGCGAGGCGTGAATGTGATACGGCCGTATGCGAGAGGCGGCAGCCGTTGCTAAAGGCGGTCGGGGTAACTAGGGTTGAACatgcggcggtggcgagCATACATAGGTAGCATGGCATCATACTTTGGGCGTATAGGTATCCGTACGGACCATACACAAAGCAATTCGACTTTGAAGCACGGCGACGCATGCGGCATGGAAGTATCTGTCATGTCATTGgactcgacgaggcggtgacggtgacggtgccggTGTTGTCCGTGTCGGCATCGGTGTCGGTGTCGGTGTCGGTAGGCAACGTGGGCAAATGCTAGTTAGTAGATCAGTTACGAGATTGGCGTTTGTATCCTTACTCGACATCCTTAGTCCAGGCTCGAGGTTCGAGGCTCGATGCGACGGCAGCATAATGTGCAAGTGTAGCCGAGGGAGGGCGGGTAAAGAAAGCCATTcgtgccgacgacgggcaAAAAGGAACATGTGGTGAAGTGCGAGTCAATGTCGAAACGGCGGACTGCAGAAACGTTCCAGAGGAATCTTGTTACTGGCCAGATACAAGGCGAAAATGGTCAAGGGtacccccctctcccccttaTTTTCGGAGACCTGGATGCTTGGGAGACGGCGTCAAAGCgaagaggaaaaagaaagcGTAAGCGGAGTGGAGGGGAATCATGACATGTTGAGTGAGTAgtggtggcggtgatggcAGTGGTGGCGGTGATGCATGGTCTGATCTGATGCCTGGTCTGTTTaggtggatggatggacggatggatgaATGAAGGATTGAATAGATGGCGACGTGTTGTTACTCGGAGATTTTTGTGTTTTGAAGAGTTGTCCTGTGAAAGGCAGAAAGAGAAAGGACTtgaggcagcagcaggtaTCTAGATCCCTGGTACGTACGGTGCCTTGGGGGGTACTGATGATAGTCTGGCTGATAGCGAACGAGGCGGTACCTAGGTAAAATAAGGcacgtaggtaggtaagtaggtgGTACCTGTAGGTGTAGGCATAGTGCAAGTGATGGGGACAGAAAGAACGACAACGCGTATATCGCAGGTattccttccttccttgcTTTCTAGGGATGCTGGTGAGGTCGTTCTCATCCGAAACTCGCCTGATTAATGATGTGAGTGCTGTGCTGGAGTCGGGCTTGACAGCAGCCCTTGCCTTGCGCTATCTGCTGTAAGGCAGGTATTAGTAGGCTTCTTGCCTTGTGTGTTCCTACTTGCAGGTAGACAAAAGATACGTACTGCTCTCGGATAAGATAGAGGGGAGTGTTGGTCCGCGTGTGCTCGCCCTACCTACCcaggtacctaaggtaggtaggaaCGGGTACCTCATCCACCTAATTAGGACCCCCCTAGGTACATTCGCTCCTACTTTTACTCTTCCTCATACTCCCTTCCGATTCTATCTCAATCATCCAAGAtcgtctctccctctcgcgCACCCACGCAAGACCATGACAGAATAGACTCGCATCTCGTCACATCTCACAAAGCCACCTCAACTGATTACTACAACTCTGGAATCCCAATCGAGTCTCTCCGGCCTGATCCCACCGCTAGTAACAAACGACACGATGGGGGCACGGCACTATCTGTACCTGTACTCTGCACACCAACAGCATCAAGAGCGGGGAGGCATCCTCTGTGGACTTTGGACGATGGGCCTGGCCATCTCATCTGCGAGATCGACAGCAAGGGCTGTCCCTGTAGTTCTCTTTTTTAGCCGTCGATCCTtgtctcccctccccttcctccctctttGGCGCAAGACACAACAACTCGACGAGGGACTCGACCCTTGCCCTCATCCGCCCATGGATCACCATGGGTCAGTCATCCTTCCCACTGCTCGGCTCGCCTTCACCACTACCGAGACTCTGCAACTTGCAAGTCATGTTTGCAACACCACGAGGCCTACCTGTACAGTACAAACGTTTGGTGCGCTGCCTTCGTCTCACTTGCACTCACGCACAAgctcttccttccttccttcccctgGCCCCAGATGTTAGGGATTATGCCACCGCTTCTTCAAATGCTTATTGACCACAGCTTCAGTCGACAcactcgacgacgacaagcctTGCCCGCCTCACCCATGTTACGCTGCTGTCCCATTCCTTGCCGTGTAACAGCCAATCGCCATCTGATTCGTCATCCCGCCCATTGGAACGCAGGGAAACCCAGGCGCACTTTGTCCAACTCCAACTCCAGGACCTCGTGAGGGCGTGACtctagcctcctcctcctcctcttcctcttcttcctcctcctacGCCGCTTCGCTTCCTGTCACAAACGCCACTCGCCGCCACCTGCGCTTGTATCGTGTCCTGCCGCCCTGGGACATTTTCCGTCAGCTGCGCTGCGCGTCTTGGCATGGCGATGGAAttgcaaaaaaaaaaagaagtgCTCCCTGTCACTCGTACTATCGTCATACTCGAATACGTGCTCTTCCGATTCCGTCTCGCCCGCCAATCCAAACGTCGTCATGAGCCAAGTAAGTACCTGTGATGAATGAGACTGAACGCATCTTTCTCGCTGTGGGCACCCTTCTTTTGCATGGCCCGCGCCCGCATCTCTGGACCGAGCCCAGCGCTGTGGCGTTTACCCGCGTCCTGGCCATCGACTGCATCGGTGTTCACTCCCACGCTCTGCTGCGGTTTAGAGGCGACACCAGCGTTTTCGACAAGATAACGTTTCGGCCGATGCCATGTTCAACAGCGTATAGTACTTGTATAGCATACAGGTAGAACGCCGTCTCGGAAATCCACCGGCCTTTTCCAGACCAGGCAACCCACGTTGAATATAAGACCGCAACCATTCccccgccatcgtcgacgtTGAGCCACCCCCTTCCGTGTCCTAGTCTTCTGTACACCGAGCCGGCTCCATCATCCGACGCTAGCTGTCATTCAGCTAGCCAGCGCTTGATTTCGACTCTTTAGAATACATTCACGTCTGCTCGCATCAGTGACTGGGCATTGATCCTTTCAGAAAATATAGAGAAAAGAAA from Colletotrichum higginsianum IMI 349063 chromosome 3, whole genome shotgun sequence includes the following:
- a CDS encoding Alpha-galactosidase, producing the protein MAWPIRRRWAGIKSLTSVCQNNWNAFACDVSEDLLLSTSERVVSLGLRDLGYNHVVLDDCWQDVNGRDAQGKLQPNLDKFPNGLNHVSDHLHSLGLKYGMYSSAGEMTCARFAGSLDHEKDDAQSFASWGVDFLKYDNCYHMGRMGTPQISFNRFKVMADALNATGRPIALSLCNWGEDYVHTWGMSLSNAWRMSGDIYDSFTRPDDLCSCSSAADPFCIAPGTHCSVLFILNRVATFADRSIPGGWNDLDMLEVGQGGMTDEEYKAHFALWAALKSPLMLGNDLRSMPADALSIVNNPAIIALSQDPHGRSALRVRRDVGGALIPDEHGVAEAQVWSGRLENGDQVVIFLNAAGADLDMESSLAEIFVSDGPGGSAPQVKSAWAVHDLWADRMSTQTAESLFAAESHDARAKILNEANWYNATEIPYAVGLEREDPRLFGKKVGEVAAKGVLKAKVPSHAAKVFRLRRIATPGDGFKAKSHDRTQRTVKEEL